CTTTTGTCAGAAAAGAATCTCCTTTCAATGTGATTAACCACTTAAACCATatgaaaattgaatttgactTAGCCCACAAATTTTCTTGTAATTTCATAATAGCAGCTTCAAGAAGCCTTTTTGTAGCTACGACTGTCTGTAGTtgtatcaaaataaaagatTTGATTCTTTGTTCTGACCATGTATCCAATTGCATTATGCTTGTAATTTGTTCAATATCATCTCCCGAATCTAAAGTGCTTATTAATGATTGAGTAAGCTCGTCCTGTTCCGCCTTTGAAACCTTTTTCGGAGAAACTGTATTATCCTCTTCGTCACCATCAatagaattttttcttgtgaTTCTGTCTGTTTCTGACAAGGCTGTGTTTCCCTCTATATCTTCATTCAACACTATTTTGTCAGACGCTATTATCTCTTGAAATGGCACAGTTTTGAATTTTGGTTCATTGACGTCCAGCCAAGCAATCATGATCGAATTCTCGATACTAGTGCACTCAATAATTTCGGACTCCATTACTGTTATTTTGCATATGCAGCCCTCTTTGTTTAATGAAAACACACTTAGCTCCCCAACACTATTAAGGATTAAGATGAACTCATCGAcaatcttcatctttgagACATCCTCTTGCCATTTTCTAACTACATTGCCCGAAGGGAAGTCATAAATTAAAATTTGGCTGGTGGTGGcaataatgatattttttccatctttgCTGAATTCTGACGCAATGCTCGCATTTACATTATACTTTGCCAaaatcaatgattttttcttgttggGATCGATCAAGTAGAAATGAGCTTCGCAACTTACACCGAGTAAGCTGTTCGATCCTTTCGTTAGCACTTGAAAGTTCACCACCGCTTCGTCATTGAAACCCTCCAAGTTCACAAGGTGAAGAGATTTCGAAGCTTTACTTTGattatattgaaatttttttatgatCTTACCGCTATCGAGAATCCACACATGAGAACCTACAGTATCGGCATAACTCAGCTCTTGCTTCAATTGGATGATATTCACTATTTGTTTACCACCTGACGAGAAAACTACAACTTTACCACTGGAGAAAACATTGACGTAAAAGTTCTCGGTATAGGTTCCTTCTTCGGTAATGTTATTCTTTTCGTCGTCACGTTTCCTTTTGGTCTTCTTGCCTGACTCTTTAGACGAAAGGTTGCACCAGCCTGAAAATATAACCTCAGAAGCTTTCAATTCATTACTTTCGTAATCAATATGGCTCACCAAAGAGCTATTGACGCTATAATCGTTGGCAGCATCCAATGGATATATATCGACTGCATTTTTCTGTGCAAAATTAGTTTGAAATGCAAAATTGTGAACATCCTGAGAAAACCCTGCAACAATCGCCGAGGATGAAGTCATATTGAACTTTGTTGAGCTATGTCCCAGTAATGTAAATTCATTCATGAGCCCGTTTTAATTCTGTACAggttattatttttttcaattataTCAATGCGATGCCATGCGATGAGCttggaaaattttgtaGTAAATCTTAAAGCGTCATATTTGACGGAATAGTAGAAGTAGTATAAAAACTATGTAGGTGTCGATCTTATTTGTAGTCTGAGCTTTCGATATCCAAGTTTAACATAAGGCAAGTCGAACTTCCAACTACTATATGCTTATATGCCTATATGCCTTTCACAATGTTTCGGGGTCAttatattttacaaattCATTAGGTGGTTGAGTGCATTTTGATCTTCCGCTGACATTGTCTGCAAAAATGCAGCATACCTGTTTGGATCGGTATTTTGCAAGCCTGCCATCGAGCTTTTGAACACGTCATAGATACTTATATTCTCTAGAACTGATCCTGATAGTGGATCTTCCTCCAGGTCGTCGAAATCCTCCTCATCATTGAACTCATTTGCTgagatgaatttgatagaGTCGGGATCATTTGCGAAAGCTTTCAAGTGATCTTCCAAAGCATTTTCCAAAGCATCTTCacctttttcttcaaattcaatctCGTCACCATGATTATTATAATAATCTGTTGCATCATTATCAAGGGAGAATTCCCTTCTTTTGTCTTGAAGTCCTTTTAATGCTGCAGGAAATCTTGAAAGAAGTTCAATAATTAGACAGCCCATTTTTTGGGACACTGGTTGTAGAGATAGTGCGGCTAGATGATCCGGTGTCAGTTGACATAATATGCTCAATAGAGCAAGCGTTGAGAGTTTAATGTCATACACTCTTTTAAAATTGGGAACATAGAATGTGAGCcatatttcgaaaaaaaattccaagATGTTGTGATGctttaaaaattgaagtGTGACAGTGGGTGAAGTAACCAAACTTGAAATAACTACGTTAAATGCTGTAACACCAAAAATAATGTTTTTCTTGAGGCCATCTTTTTCGACTACGATGGCTCTCGCGACATCTTCTAAAAACCTTTGCCTGTATGAGGATGGCATATCGCCCTCTAAACATAGTATGATTTTTTGGgataaatcaaaaacaacgCTTAACTCATCCAGAGTGCTGTCTTCAGATATTGAGGCTTTCTTGtaaatttcaaataaaatttttgagtaaaaatcattttgtttcaattctttcttAGCATAAATTGTGTAATTGTTGATAGCTAACATGAAGTCTTCTAAGTAAAACGAGACCATACTATCCTCTTTACTATTTGCCTCTCCTATTAACTCTAATATTTTCCATGAGATTGGGCTTATCTCTCTTAAAAGGAAGGTAGAATTTTCAACGAACTCACAGCATTCACGATAAAAATCTTCTacatcatttttcagaataAATTCTGCTGCAGGATAAAATGATTGCTCCAAGTTTTTCACCACATTCTgtgaattttcaaatgaaagcAATATTGAACATGTAGTTGAAAGAATACCTAAAGCCGCCATTTGCTTTTCGCTTTCATCAGGTAGATCGCTGTCATTCAATAAATCATCAGGCTGAAAATTAGATGCATCGTGCAGCTCTACTGCTAGTTTCAGGAATTGTTGAACTAATGTATTCATCAATTCCACACCAAAGGGATGCAATTGTTGAGCAAAATTTTCCACAAAATCCTGCATA
This Zygotorulaspora mrakii chromosome 5, complete sequence DNA region includes the following protein-coding sequences:
- the UTP9 gene encoding Utp9p (similar to Saccharomyces cerevisiae UTP9 (YHR196W); ancestral locus Anc_4.362): MNEFTLLGHSSTKFNMTSSSAIVAGFSQDVHNFAFQTNFAQKNAVDIYPLDAANDYSVNSSLVSHIDYESNELKASEVIFSGWCNLSSKESGKKTKRKRDDEKNNITEEGTYTENFYVNVFSSGKVVVFSSGGKQIVNIIQLKQELSYADTVGSHVWILDSGKIIKKFQYNQSKASKSLHLVNLEGFNDEAVVNFQVLTKGSNSLLGVSCEAHFYLIDPNKKKSLILAKYNVNASIASEFSKDGKNIIIATTSQILIYDFPSGNVVRKWQEDVSKMKIVDEFILILNSVGELSVFSLNKEGCICKITVMESEIIECTSIENSIMIAWLDVNEPKFKTVPFQEIIASDKIVLNEDIEGNTALSETDRITRKNSIDGDEEDNTVSPKKVSKAEQDELTQSLISTLDSGDDIEQITSIMQLDTWSEQRIKSFILIQLQTVVATKRLLEAAIMKLQENLWAKSNSIFIWFKWLITLKGDSFLTKDFRKQLKLIKIGLRSSTETLPTLLGIQGRLELLKKQEQMRVEFAKLNFVEDEVDAENIEYGEAQGDTGDNDDAEDSISYANGEGDTFVDASEHRDSI